The following are encoded in a window of Epilithonimonas zeae genomic DNA:
- the accC gene encoding acetyl-CoA carboxylase biotin carboxylase subunit, with product MFKKILIANRGEIAMRILRTAKEMGIKTVAVYSTADKDSLHVRFADEAVCIGPAMSKDSYLKIPNIIAAAEITNADAIHPGYGFLSENANFSRICAKNGIKFIGATPEQIEKMGDKATAKATMKEAGIPCVPGSDGLIDSYEDAKATAKVVGYPVMIKATAGGGGKGMRAVWREEDLKEHWDSAIQEAVAAFGNGGMYMEKLIEEPRHIEIQIAGDQFGKACHLSERDCSIQRRNQKLIEETPSPFMTDELREKMGAAAVKAAEYIGYEGVGTIEFLVDKHRNFYFMEMNTRIQVEHPITEQVVDFDLIREQILLASGTPISGKNYYPKMHAIECRINAEDPYADFRPSPGKIKELNIPGGHGVRVDTHVYSGYTIPSNYDSMIAKLIVTAQTRDEAIAKMKRALEEFYIEGVKTTIPFHRQLLENEDFLAGNYTTKFMEDFVMDKSFDNHI from the coding sequence ATGTTCAAAAAAATATTGATCGCAAACCGTGGTGAGATAGCAATGCGAATCTTACGTACGGCAAAAGAAATGGGGATAAAAACTGTTGCAGTTTATTCTACAGCAGACAAAGACAGTCTTCACGTTCGTTTTGCAGACGAGGCTGTTTGCATTGGTCCTGCGATGAGCAAAGACTCTTATCTTAAAATCCCTAATATTATCGCTGCTGCAGAAATCACTAATGCAGATGCAATCCATCCAGGCTACGGATTCCTTTCAGAGAATGCTAATTTCTCTAGAATCTGTGCGAAAAACGGAATCAAATTCATTGGAGCAACGCCTGAGCAAATCGAAAAAATGGGCGACAAAGCTACGGCTAAAGCGACTATGAAAGAAGCAGGAATACCTTGCGTTCCAGGTTCTGATGGTTTGATCGATTCTTACGAAGATGCCAAAGCGACTGCAAAAGTGGTTGGTTATCCTGTGATGATTAAAGCGACTGCCGGTGGTGGTGGAAAAGGAATGAGAGCTGTTTGGAGAGAAGAAGATCTGAAAGAACATTGGGATTCTGCAATTCAGGAAGCTGTTGCGGCTTTTGGAAATGGCGGAATGTACATGGAAAAACTGATCGAAGAGCCAAGACATATTGAAATCCAGATTGCTGGGGATCAATTTGGTAAAGCTTGCCACCTTTCTGAAAGAGACTGTTCTATCCAAAGAAGAAATCAGAAACTGATTGAAGAAACGCCTTCTCCTTTTATGACGGATGAACTTCGTGAGAAAATGGGAGCAGCCGCTGTAAAAGCCGCTGAATATATTGGATATGAAGGTGTTGGAACTATAGAATTTTTGGTAGACAAACACAGAAACTTCTATTTTATGGAAATGAATACCAGAATCCAAGTAGAACATCCAATTACTGAGCAAGTTGTAGACTTTGACTTGATTCGTGAGCAGATTCTATTAGCTTCTGGAACGCCAATCAGCGGAAAAAATTATTATCCGAAAATGCACGCCATCGAGTGTAGAATCAATGCGGAAGATCCTTACGCAGATTTCCGTCCTTCTCCGGGGAAAATTAAAGAACTTAATATTCCTGGTGGACACGGTGTGAGAGTTGACACGCACGTTTATTCCGGATATACAATTCCTTCCAACTATGATTCAATGATTGCAAAATTAATCGTAACAGCTCAAACAAGAGATGAAGCAATTGCAAAAATGAAGCGTGCTTTGGAAGAATTTTACATCGAAGGTGTAAAAACTACCATCCCTTTCCACAGACAATTATTGGAAAATGAGGATTTCCTTGCCGGAAATTACACGACCAAGTTTATGGAAGATTTTGTAATGGACAAAAGTTTTGATAATCATATCTAA
- the accB gene encoding acetyl-CoA carboxylase biotin carboxyl carrier protein, which translates to MDIKDIQNLVRFVAKAGVSEVKYKNKDFEIYIKTPLGGEAVSYVTPQVAYQAPVSAPAANPVSAPVVNSDAASAADDSKYITIKSPMIGTFYRKPSPDKDVFVNVGDSVTEGKVVCVIEAMKLFNQIESEVSGKIVKILVEDSSPVEYDQPLFLVDPS; encoded by the coding sequence ATGGATATAAAAGACATTCAGAATCTTGTAAGATTTGTTGCAAAGGCAGGTGTTTCCGAAGTGAAATATAAAAATAAAGACTTCGAAATCTATATCAAAACTCCACTAGGAGGCGAAGCTGTAAGCTATGTAACTCCACAAGTTGCTTATCAGGCTCCTGTTTCTGCACCGGCTGCAAATCCAGTTTCTGCTCCTGTTGTAAACTCTGATGCTGCTAGCGCTGCTGATGACAGCAAATATATCACTATCAAATCTCCAATGATTGGAACTTTCTACAGAAAACCATCTCCAGATAAAGATGTTTTCGTAAACGTAGGCGATTCTGTAACAGAAGGGAAAGTGGTTTGTGTTATAGAAGCAATGAAACTTTTCAACCAAATCGAGTCAGAAGTTAGCGGAAAGATTGTAAAAATATTGGTAGAGGACTCTTCTCCTGTAGAATATGACCAACCATTATTTTTAGTTGATCCATCTTAA
- the rpmF gene encoding 50S ribosomal protein L32 gives MAHPKRRQSSTRRDKRRTHYKAVVPQLAKDATSGEMHLYHRAHWHEGKLYYRGKVVLEKTVETTEEN, from the coding sequence GCACATCCTAAAAGAAGACAGTCGTCTACAAGAAGAGATAAAAGAAGAACTCACTACAAAGCTGTAGTTCCTCAATTGGCAAAAGACGCTACGTCTGGAGAAATGCACTTATACCACAGAGCACACTGGCATGAAGGAAAACTTTATTACAGAGGAAAAGTTGTATTAGAGAAAACCGTAGAAACTACAGAAGAAAACTAA